In Oncorhynchus clarkii lewisi isolate Uvic-CL-2024 chromosome 2, UVic_Ocla_1.0, whole genome shotgun sequence, one DNA window encodes the following:
- the LOC139378419 gene encoding dentin sialophosphoprotein-like — protein MRAAFPTSTSFEFKSKADSSGNQADSSRNQADSSGNQADSSRNQSDSSGNLDDSSGNKADISRNKTDISRNQTDSSWNQADSSGNQTDTSRNQAVRSRNPADSSRNKTDTYRNQTDSSRGQADSSGNQTDTSRNQTDSSRGQADSFRNQTDSSRNQTDSSRN, from the exons ATGCGAGCAGCATTCCCCACGTCCACAAGTTTTGAGTTCAAATCCAAG GCTGACAGTTCTGGGAACCAGGCTGACAGTTCTAGGAACCAGGCTGATAGTTCTGGGAACCAGGCTGACAGTTCTAGGAACCAGAGTGACAGTTCTGGGAACCTGGACGACAGTTCTGGGAACAAGGCTGACATTTCTAGGAACAAGACTGACATATCTAGGAACCAGACTGACAGTTCTTGGAATCAGGCGGACAGTTCTGGGAACCAGACTGACACATCTAGGAACCAGGCTGTCAGGTCTAGGAACCCAGCTGACAGTTCTAGGAACAAGACTGACACATATAGGAATCAGACTGATAGTTCTAGGGGCCAGGCTGACAGTTCTGGGAACCAGACTGACACATCTAGGAACCAGACTGATAGTTCTAGGGGCCAGGCTGACAGTTTTAGGAACCAGACTGACAGTTCAAGGAACCAGACTGACAGTTCTAGGAACTAA
- the LOC139375116 gene encoding caveolin-1: MTGGLKDGETDEEFLHSPFIRKQGNIYKPNNKDMDNDSMSGMKTMQDVHTKEIDLVNRDPKHINDDVVKVDFEDVIAEPAGTYSFDGVWKASFTTFTVTKYWCYRLLTALVGIPLALVWGIFFAILSFIHIWAVVPCVKSYLIEIHCVSRVYSICVHTFCDPLFEAMGKCFSSIRISTTKGV, encoded by the exons ATGACTGGCGGACTCAAGGACGGCGAAACTGACGAG GAATTTCTGCACTCGCCGTTCATCAGAAAACAAGGGAACATTTATAAACCTAATAACAAAGACATGGATAATGACAGTATGAGCGGGATGAAGACGATGCAGGATGTCCATACAAAAGAGATCGACCTGGTGAACCGGGACCCCAAGCACATAAACGACGACGTTGTAAAG GTGGACTTTGAGGATGTGATCGCAGAGCCTGCGGGCACGTACAGCTTCGACGGCGTGTGGAAGGCTAGCTTCACCACCTTCAcagtgaccaagtactggtgctACCGTCTCCTCACTGCCCTGGTGGGCATCCCACTGGCGCTGGTCTGGGGCATCTTCTTCGCCATCCTGTCCTTCATTCACATCTGGGCGGTGGTGCCGTGTGTCAAGAGCTATCTGATCGAGATCCACTGTGTCAGCCGCGTCTACTCCATTTGCGTCCACACATTCTGCGACCCGCTGTTCGAAGCCATGGGCAAGTGCTTCAGCAGCATCCGCATCAGCACCACCAAGGGGGTATAG